The following proteins are co-located in the Candidatus Accumulibacter cognatus genome:
- a CDS encoding helix-turn-helix domain-containing protein encodes MTAEPWVSVDQMAAHLGVTRDSIYRWIDRKALPAHRVGRLWKFKVSEVDAWVRAGGADEHKDQD; translated from the coding sequence ATGACTGCTGAACCGTGGGTGTCCGTGGACCAGATGGCCGCGCATCTGGGGGTCACGCGCGATTCAATCTACCGCTGGATCGACCGCAAGGCCCTGCCCGCGCACCGCGTCGGGCGCTTGTGGAAGTTCAAGGTATCGGAAGTCGATGCGTGGGTGCGTGCAGGCGGCGCCGACGAACACAAGGATCAGGACTGA